A region of the Dreissena polymorpha isolate Duluth1 chromosome 6, UMN_Dpol_1.0, whole genome shotgun sequence genome:
CAAGCTTTTATACACGACATAATTTCAGCTGCCAGCATAAGTCCAGACCATTTAACTCTCGGATGAAAACACAATAGTGAAGCGTAACCTTATGCCTTTCCTTCCCGATAAGTGTAAATTTAAAACTTCCTGCTTtctgtttgaaaatggttttaccagtttttgttttaagaatttcTTTACAAACGACACGATTTAACGTAGATTTgaaaggtattgtgtttgttgcgATATAATAGGTTAATTGAATCCGATTTTACAGACAAAGATAATGCGtattttttaacaagatttttgcattttccagGAAGACCTTTGAACTGTTTGTAtttactcataaaagctcaaagcattcaagaagaactaacgTTTATATCTTTTAGACAACTTAAAATCTGTGAACAAACGGAATGCAAAAAAGTAGAACAACGTGATGACAATTGCATGCTTAATGTTTTGTAGACAACGTTGGACGTGTATGATTGATTACCCAATAGTTTCTAAGTTTATTTTTAGTTACAATACATAATGTTAATACAACCCAAGcaaaaattcactcatttgctttcAGAAAACGTTTATAAATAGCATTTCGCAGATATAGGTGAATCAATGTGTTAGCCAATCCCTGCTCTGTAGGAAATATCAAAGTATTGGAACATTCATACATACCgttaacacattttacaatgttcAATGGATTATACATATATAAGATACGCGATAAGATaagttttttttcttataaaaacagcaactttatttcttttttgtttgtagATGTTGTGTGAAAAAACGACAGGAtccaatcttaaccaaatttaaatACGACAAATTGGAGGAAAAGGAAAATTTTAAAGTTACACATAACGGCACAGTAGTTCTTCGTGTAAATTGCAATTGATGATGATAACCGAACAAATGACAGACATTACAATCGTTCCAAAAAGTGGTATGATGACAACGACAGTGTCATCACAACGTAAACTGGCACAGACGCATGGAAAACAAATGACAGATATTACCATCGATCCAAAAGCACCTGCGACATGTGGCAGAATGGTAACGGCAGTGGCATCAAAACGTAAACTGGCACAGACTCCGAAGAAACATATGACAGATATCCCCATCGATCCAAAAGCACCTGCGACATGTGGCAGAATGGTAACGGCAGATGCATCTAAACGTAAACTGGCAAAGACTCCGAAGAAACATATGACAGATATCACCATCGATCCAAAAGCAACTGCGACATGTGGCAGAATGGTAACGGCAGTGGCATCAAAACGTAAACTGGCAAAGACTCCGAAGAAACATATGACAGATATCCCCATCGATCCAAAAGCACCTGCGACATGTGGCAGAATGGTAACGGCAGTGGCATCAAAACGTAAACTGGCACAGACTCCGAAGAAACATATGACAGATATCACCATCGATCCAAAAGCAACTGCGACATGTGGCAGAATGGTAACGGCAGATGCATCTAAACGTAAACTGGCAAAGACTCCGAAGAAACATATGACAGATATCACCATCGATCCAAAAGCAACTGCGACATGTGGCAGAATGGTAACGGCAGTGGCATCAAAACGTAAAGGGGCACAGACTCCGAAGAAACATATGACAGATATCACCATCGATCCAAAAGCAACTGCGACATGTGGCAGAATGGTAACGGCAGTGGCATCAAAACGTAAAGGGGCACAGACTCCGAAGAAACATATGACAGATATCACCATCGATCCAAAAGCAACTGCGACATGTGGCAGAATGGTAACGGCAGTGGCATCAAAACGTAAACTGGCAAAGACTCCGAAGAAACATATGACAGATATTACCATCAATCAAAAAGCAACTGTGTCATGTGGCAGAATGGTAACGGCAGTTGAATCCAAACGTAAACTGGCAAAGACTCCGAAGAAACATATGACAGATATCACCATCGATCCAAAAGCAACTGCGACATGTGGCAGAATGGTAACGGCAGTTGAATCAAAACGTAAAGGGGCACAGACTCCGAAGAAACATATGACAGATATCACCATCGATCCAAAAGCAACTGCGACATGTGGCAGAATGGTAACGGCAGTTGAATCAAAACGTAAAGGGGCACAGACGAATAGAACATATATGACAGAAATTCctataaatacaaaaacatgtgtTAGAATGGTAACGACAGTTGATTCAAAACCTAAACTGGCAcagaataataaaaaagaaatgacagAAATTACCATCGATCCAAAAGCAACTGCGAAATGTGGCAGAATGATCACGATAATTGCATCAAAACGCAAACTGGCACTGACGCATAGAAAAGCAATTGAGTTCACTACCAAAAGCGAAATGTTTACAACAGTAACCAGCACGCTACATATCCCAGAACCAGCAACGAAAATGGTAACAATGGTATTCACAATTAAACGTCAAATGTTGACAACACTCAAAGTACGAAGCAAGCTGCAGATTCCAGAACCGGCAACGAACAATGAGATAGTGACAACTTCAAAGACGAAAATGGGGCCTGCTTTAAAACAATGGTTACAGGACTACTGTTATGATtacgatgattatgatgatgatgattatgatgatgaatactatacatgtacaaatatttACTGCGACGAGGACTCGAGCGATTACACCAGGGCGGGACGCAAAGCTGATAATAAGTCTTACAGAAATGACCTCGCCTATAATTGCAAACGTTATTCCAGGAATGGTCGTGATGATTACTACAAGAAGCGGCGAAATTACTACAGAAATAACCGCAAGGATGAGTACTGCTATGACCGCGTTGTTGCCTATGCTGAGGACACTTACGACGACGATGAACGCCTTATTACGACGTTGATGAGGCATTAGTAGCTGGCATAAATGACAACTGTGACAACAGTGACGAAGGGTTCTAAAGTGAATATGAATCTGAGTTTTTCTGCTACAGAAAGACTAGCAGCGATGCTGATTATAATTGCCGAGATCAATGCTGTTACGTAAGCGATAACTGTTGCTACGAAAGCGATGATAACTTTAATGGCTTAAATGGAGAcctttttgtattttaatttttaaccaggtttccgaaggaaaaaactggttattagattggcgaatgtcgacGGGTGGGcagcgggcgggcggaacaagcttgtccgggccataacttttccgttcattgtgagattttaaaatcatttgacacgtttgttcaccattattagacggtgtgtcgcgcgtctatatctccaagatcaaggtcgcactttgagttcaaagatcaaaaatggccataaatgaggagacattactatgtcattcattgtgagattttaacatTATTTGGCATATTtgatcaccatcattggacggtgtgccatatgaaagaattatgtcgatatctccaaggtcaaggtcacactttgagttcaaaggtaaaaaaatggccataaataagcttgtccgggccataactatgtcgttcattgtgagattttaaaagcatttcgcacatttgttcaccatcattggacagtgtgtcatgcgaaagaattacgtcgatgtctgcaacgtcaaggtcacactgtgagttcataggccaaatatggccataaatgatcttgtccgggccataactatgtcattcattgtgagattataaAATTACACGGTACATGgcttcacaatcattggacggtgtgtcattcgaaagaattacgtcgatatctccaaggtcaaggtcacactttgagttcaaaggtcaaaagtgGCCATAactgatcttgtccgggccataactatgtcattcattgtgagatttaaaaatcactcggaacatttgttcacaatcattggacggtgtgtcatgcgaaagaattacgtcgatatctccaaggtcaaggtcacacctggagttcaaaagtcaaaaatggccataaatgagcttgtccgtgccataactatgtcattcattgtgagatttcagtggttttttttgctcaaatttacagccgaatttcggctgcttcccaatcgcaaaaatacacgttttttcccaaaattctaaccaaaatttcccaaaaaaagcccaacttccaaaaaaaaaaaaaaaaaaaaaatttattttttatttttttataaagaagtctcatataacttaattatgatttcttaaatctaggtctcaactttattttttaaacatcttacaaaatatataacttgaatttagtcatttttgtccataaatcattcccaaacttgccacttttattgattaaaaaaaccaacaatttgaccagactccttttctagaaaactccctgaacacgcacttaaaaacaatatcacttctgttacttataatcctatttataatgcttcatttttcccaattttatggtttatcgcgctatttttcccaatttcacggtttatcgcgctaattttcccaattcaaaaggcacaggctgtaacaaattaaagcaaaaaaaaccactggattttaaaatgactctgaacATTACTTTTGTTCACAGTAATTGGACGGCGTGttatgcaaaagaattcaagagttcaaagttcaaaatggccataaatgataatggaataataattctttaaaatcgccataaattagcttttcttgttttgtgaagacagcatgcaaaatattctgtgtcgaTGCAGCATGtaggggtatacgtcacgtctgtgacaaagctctctagttataaatatattttttttgaaaacctggttttgtgacaattttatcCCTTGTTTAATGTTTCATTGAATAAGTGCAATGCAAGAAATCGAAAACTGAGCGATCGTAATTGGGAGTTCGATGTCGTCATTCTATAATGTTGTACTTTAGACCAAACATTTTGGAATTTGTTTTGATTTGCACCGATGGATTTGTCACAAGTTGTGGTATCCACCAgacccagtgttttttttatgaagcCACCATTTCAAAGTTTAATGTTCACAACTTGAGCTAACTCAATGTTTCACAACATTGTAGCGTTATATTTATAGCTACGTATTAGTGACAACGCGCGTTCAATGTAAATATGACGAAGACCAATCGAAAAGCACTCCCATGTCACATGACTTGATAATAAAGAATGAACTGTGTTGTATCTGTCTAATGAGCTGTGCCCTTTGTATAACGTAACTATGTTACTAaggggaagcggacaacgacaacgagcgaggcctggtattgtaattcgcatgggggttagagggttagggtatgGGGTAGGGTAAgaggtcgggtttgggttagggtaaGCCTTAACCCTAATCCGACCCCTAaacataacccagggttatctcccctataccaggcctcgctcgttgtcgttgtccgcttcccgttACTTAGGGGGAATATTGAGAATAAATTGTAATATTCATGGCATTTTAGTAGAGGAAGTCAGATCTTGATCTACGAGAATCCGGTTAAAAAAACCAAAGATGTTGAATGAAAACAGTCAGAAAAAATACAATCCACGCGCAGTTTGACTGTGGTACTAGTGGAAAACGTACATAAATAGCTAAACTGAGAATACATTAATGTGTTGGCCAATTGtagatctttaaaaaatataaataaaacgctTGGGTATTAGCagataataattttatttctgcACGTTTAtccaaatacattattttataaaataccgTCCTTAAATCAAGGAAAAAACTCTTTAACATTTGCGATGCATTCATTTTAACATGGTAAATACTTTACGAAATAGACGTCAAATTGGATGTTGACTAAAGGAATGAATGTAAGGAACAGTTAAAACAGTATTCCTTATTGATTAAATTCAAAACGACGTGAATACAAAATGTAAGATTATGACGACATTTATTTTGAAGGATGCAGCGTTATTCAaacgagcctcgctctgggaaaacggggttgaaatcgtgtgcgtaaaatgtcgtcccaggctctcctgtgcggtccgcacaaacttaccatggacgacactttctggatttttgctaagaaggtactcctttaaacgaaaaaaatccattaaagcggaaagtgtcgtccctgattacccgaTGCAGACTGCtaagtctaatctgggacgacactttacgcacatgtattaaacccagaTGTTGACGAAGACGACTCTTGTACGCACATTTATGATCCTTACATGTACTACCTATACAATATTTGAAATAACCCCTACCATGATGActtttgaaataatacatttaatggcGACTACAATTGCAACTTTTACGGCCGCGATAATACCAACACAGTGTatttaaaatgacaattaaaggggccttttcaaagatttttgcatgttttgaagtttgacattcactgctttatattgataaatgtaaaaattacaTTTCAAAAGCTCCAAtagaaaatcaaaaataaaattttaaaaaggaaaaaaagtagcccgcagcagggctcgaaccagtgacccccggaatcctgaagtaaaaacgcattagccaactgagctatcctgctaagcatacataagatgtgtattttatacggtatataagcaatctttgtagtatcacaaatttaaacgacaacaacagaactctcccaattattcaatcgtttcgcgttgcaacgctttatactttttaggtttttatattgtcaaaagatgcatataatggctatataagaccatggcaaatgttcagtaatactgtttcctcacaaatataataactaaaccgaagatttgcgaatctgaaacaacttttttcaattttgtcaatttaccaaaccgtgaaaagatccctttaaagattaACCAGTATATATTGATGAGTACGTTATCTGCAATGATAACGACGGTTATTGGGGACCATGTTCATTCCAATATTAACGATTAAAATCATGTCCCAACATTTCGATAGCATAACAGGTTTTCCAGCAATACCTTAAAAAAACTACGAAAAACTTGTTATTTTTAGGCAGGAAAAAACTTGgataaaaataggaaaatataTGATTACGAAAACAAAAAACTAAGAAGTATAAAAAATAGTGTTACATAGAAGCGTTGTTTTTGCTACAAAATACTACCTGTAgatgtttatgttattattatttgctgaaaAAGTTCTTGTCAATCATAAGTGTTTTATAGTCCAACACTTTATCATGTTTGAAGGATGAACTATCTCTCAGTGACAACAATTCcaacaacaaagaaaaaaaagtgAGTCAAATATCCCTACATGGTCttcttcaaattatttaaaaaaaacagcatcAATACAAATTTGAGACAAAGTGCTGCAAAATGAACTAGAGTGCCCAAAGGCCCTATGTCACTCAAATGACACATATTGGAACGTAACGATTATAGGCATATTGTGTGATGTTTGtctaataattgtgtttttatccCGTGGTTTTTTATCTGTATAAAACCGATTTGATATTGGCTAGACAGTATAAGAACAAATGATCTGACATGTCTTCTTGAGGggcatgtattgaaattaaaatacACGACATTATGCTGGCATTAGTTAAGGTTAATAAAAATGTTGCATTGTATTGCATTAATTGTGTGTAACTATGTTTCTGTCTGTAATTGGTCGCAACTTACTGACATTCAACGCGAAGAATGACAAAAACAGCAAGTAGCACATAGGACGGGCTAAAATATACCCCTACCCGTGGGACAtgttttgaacaaacttggtagaaaaccgTTGTGCGATATTCCATGTCAAATACCGAATCGTTTAGCATTGCGGTATTAGGaaagtttttttctaattttcaatttcattttaacaatatcGTAGAAGAACACGCCCAAAACCAAACATTGGGGCCATCTGGCTTTAGAACATTTCTGAAGTtctcactatatacatatatgggGTACACGATTTTGACCCTAGGGGAAAAAGGCTTTATAGAGAACAACTATATATTGTTTCTCGAAAAATAATTCTTTTCCGGGCACTTATGTCTTCAAGAAGATTTTTAACCTGGTTTTCCGAagggaaaaaaactggttattagattggtgaatgtcggcgaGCGGGCGGGCGGTCGGAACAATTCTTCCGAGCGCAACTCCTCCTTCATTTCTCAACGGATTTCAAGGGAAACTTTCATAAAATGATGGTCATCAAGTGCCCTTGCGCATATTGTCGGGATTTTATGATTCGATCgaaatcaaggtcgccatgactaaacatagattgaatttgacacaaaggggtaactaggaacaatcagaaacaatgcaaattttaaatttgtctccctttatcagacttttttttcaaattgaataacaattttgtctttttaagtaatatattatttgagTCTTTAAAATGGATGTGACCCGTAGAGCATGGTCAGTTTACACCCCTggagcatgatttgaacaatctttgaGGACCTCTTAACTCTGTTACACACGAAAACACCTGACTCTTGTGGTTTTAacgttttcattttcaa
Encoded here:
- the LOC127833436 gene encoding uncharacterized protein LOC127833436 isoform X2 gives rise to the protein MVTAVESNRKLAQTPKKHMTDITIDPKATATFGGMVTAVESNRKLAQTPKKHVTDSTIDPKATATFGRMVTAVESNRKLAQTPKKHVTDITIDPKATATFGGMVTAVESNRKLAQTPKKHVTDSTIDPKATATCGRMVTAVESKRKLAQTPKKHMTDITIDPKATATCGRMVTAVASKRKLAQTPKKHMTDITIDPKATATCGRMVTADASKRKLAKTPKKHMTDITIDPKATATCGRMVTAVASKRKGAQTPKKHMTDITIDPKATATCGRMVTAVASKRKGAQTPKKHMTDITIDPKATATCGRMVTAVASKRKLAKTPKKHMTDITINQKATVSCGRMVTAVESKRKLAKTPKKHMTDITIDPKATATCGRMVTAVESKRKGAQTPKKHMTDITIDPKATATCGRMVTAVESKRKGAQTNRTYMTEIPINTKTCVRMVTTVDSKPKLAQNNKKEMTEITIDPKATAKCGRMITIIASKRKLALTHRKAIEFTTKSEMFTTVTSTLHIPEPATKMVTMVFTIKRQMLTTLKVRSKLQIPEPATNNEIVTTSKTKMGPALKQWLQDYCYDYDDYDDDDYDDEYYTCTNIYCDEDSSDYTRAGRKADNKSYRNDLAYNCKRYSRNGRDDYYKKRRNYYRNNRKDEYCYDRVVAYAEDTYDDDERLITTLMRH
- the LOC127833436 gene encoding uncharacterized protein LOC127833436 isoform X4 yields the protein MTDITIDPKATATCGRMVTAVASNRKLAQTPKKHMTDITIDPKATATCGRMVPAVESNRKLAQIPKKHMTDITIDPKATATCGRMVTAVASKRKLAQTPKKHMTDIPIDPKAPATCGRMVTADASKRKLAKTPKKHMTDITIDPKATATCGRMVTAVASKRKLAQTPKKHMTDITIDPKATATCGRMVTADASKRKLAKTPKKHMTDITIDPKATATCGRMVTAVASKRKGAQTPKKHMTDITIDPKATATCGRMVTAVASKRKGAQTPKKHMTDITIDPKATATCGRMVTAVASKRKLAKTPKKHMTDITINQKATVSCGRMVTAVESKRKLAKTPKKHMTDITIDPKATATCGRMVTAVESKRKGAQTPKKHMTDITIDPKATATCGRMVTAVESKRKGAQTNRTYMTEIPINTKTCVRMVTTVDSKPKLAQNNKKEMTEITIDPKATAKCGRMITIIASKRKLALTHRKAIEFTTKSEMFTTVTSTLHIPEPATKMVTMVFTIKRQMLTTLKVRSKLQIPEPATNNEIVTTSKTKMGPALKQWLQDYCYDYDDYDDDDYDDEYYTCTNIYCDEDSSDYTRAGRKADNKSYRNDLAYNCKRYSRNGRDDYYKKRRNYYRNNRKDEYCYDRVVAYAEDTYDDDERLITTLMRH
- the LOC127833436 gene encoding uncharacterized protein LOC127833436 isoform X3, whose protein sequence is MMITEQMTDITIVPKSGMMTTTVSSQRKLAQTHGKQMTDITIDPKATATCGRMVTAVESKRKLAQIPKKHMTDITIDPKATATCGRMVTAVASKRKLAQTPKKHMTDIPIDPKAPATCGRMVTADASKRKLAKTPKKHMTDITIDPKATATCGRMVTAVASKRKLAQTPKKHMTDITIDPKATATCGRMVTADASKRKLAKTPKKHMTDITIDPKATATCGRMVTAVASKRKGAQTPKKHMTDITIDPKATATCGRMVTAVASKRKGAQTPKKHMTDITIDPKATATCGRMVTAVASKRKLAKTPKKHMTDITINQKATVSCGRMVTAVESKRKLAKTPKKHMTDITIDPKATATCGRMVTAVESKRKGAQTPKKHMTDITIDPKATATCGRMVTAVESKRKGAQTNRTYMTEIPINTKTCVRMVTTVDSKPKLAQNNKKEMTEITIDPKATAKCGRMITIIASKRKLALTHRKAIEFTTKSEMFTTVTSTLHIPEPATKMVTMVFTIKRQMLTTLKVRSKLQIPEPATNNEIVTTSKTKMGPALKQWLQDYCYDYDDYDDDDYDDEYYTCTNIYCDEDSSDYTRAGRKADNKSYRNDLAYNCKRYSRNGRDDYYKKRRNYYRNNRKDEYCYDRVVAYAEDTYDDDERLITTLMRH
- the LOC127833436 gene encoding uncharacterized protein LOC127833436 isoform X1; the protein is MVTAVESNRKLAQTPKKHMTDITIDPKATATFGGMVTAVESNRKLAQTPKKHVTDSTIDPKATATFGRMVTAVESNRKLAQTPKKHVTDITIDPKATATFGGMVTAVESNRKLAQTPKKHVTDSTIDPKATATCGRMVTAVESKRKLAQTPKKHMTDITIDPKATATCGRMVTAVASKRKLAQTPKKHMTDIPIDPKAPATCGRMVTADASKRKLAKTPKKHMTDITIDPKATATCGRMVTAVASKRKLAQTPKKHMTDITIDPKATATCGRMVTADASKRKLAKTPKKHMTDITIDPKATATCGRMVTAVASKRKGAQTPKKHMTDITIDPKATATCGRMVTAVASKRKGAQTPKKHMTDITIDPKATATCGRMVTAVASKRKLAKTPKKHMTDITINQKATVSCGRMVTAVESKRKLAKTPKKHMTDITIDPKATATCGRMVTAVESKRKGAQTPKKHMTDITIDPKATATCGRMVTAVESKRKGAQTNRTYMTEIPINTKTCVRMVTTVDSKPKLAQNNKKEMTEITIDPKATAKCGRMITIIASKRKLALTHRKAIEFTTKSEMFTTVTSTLHIPEPATKMVTMVFTIKRQMLTTLKVRSKLQIPEPATNNEIVTTSKTKMGPALKQWLQDYCYDYDDYDDDDYDDEYYTCTNIYCDEDSSDYTRAGRKADNKSYRNDLAYNCKRYSRNGRDDYYKKRRNYYRNNRKDEYCYDRVVAYAEDTYDDDERLITTLMRH